A genomic segment from bacterium encodes:
- a CDS encoding RDD family protein — MQPTRYAPFIKRFVAFVVDFILSGAICALLMLPLALVFIPKLLVDSALVGLFSGRHFDPERLFEHSAAMMLFPLIWNIILFVLVASLVHLLYFALFESSHRQATPGKMLLGIFVTDEQGRRISFGRAVGRNLARVLSKMFCWLGYLLALFTERTQALHDLIASTLVLEPAVSAPCAGPPSAEPPSAARVRPQPEPPAAAAPSADTNPPAEPQAPAQDSPQSRETF, encoded by the coding sequence ATGCAACCCACGCGCTATGCCCCGTTCATCAAGCGGTTCGTCGCCTTTGTCGTGGATTTCATACTCAGCGGCGCGATATGCGCGCTGCTGATGCTGCCGCTGGCGCTGGTGTTTATCCCCAAGCTGCTGGTGGACAGCGCGCTGGTGGGGCTGTTCAGCGGGCGGCATTTCGACCCGGAGCGCCTGTTCGAGCACAGCGCCGCGATGATGCTCTTTCCCCTGATCTGGAACATCATACTGTTCGTGCTGGTTGCCAGCCTGGTCCATCTGCTGTATTTCGCCCTGTTCGAGAGCAGCCACCGTCAGGCCACGCCGGGCAAGATGCTGCTGGGGATATTTGTCACCGATGAGCAGGGGCGGAGGATAAGTTTCGGCCGGGCGGTGGGACGGAACCTGGCGCGGGTGCTGTCGAAAATGTTCTGCTGGCTGGGCTACCTTCTGGCCCTGTTCACCGAGCGCACCCAGGCGTTGCACGACCTGATCGCCTCCACCCTGGTGCTGGAGCCGGCGGTGAGCGCTCCCTGCGCCGGGCCGCCCTCGGCGGAGCCGCCCTCGGCCGCCCGTGTCCGTCCACAGCCCGAGCCGCCTGCCGCCGCCGCCCCGTCAGCCGACACGAACCCGCCGGCCGAGCCGCAAGCGCCGGCCCAGGACAGCCCGCAATCCAGGGAAACTTTCTGA